The Fibrobacter sp. UWEL DNA window GTCAAGGATGCTGGCGTCGTGGTTCCTGCAAACATCAACTGCCCGGGTCAGATCGTTGTGTCTGGCGCTCAGGAAGGCGTTGCAAAGCTGGTGGAAAACTGCGCCGCTGCTGGTATCAAGGCTATTCCTCTGGCAGTGTCCGGTGCTTTCCACTCTCCGCTGATGCAGTTCGCTCAGCCGGGTCTGGCAGAAGCTATTGCAAAGACTACCTTCAACGATGTGGCTAAGCCGGTCATCGCTAACGTGATTGCCGAACCTGTCACCTCCGGCAAGGAAATCGCAGACCTGCTGGTTCGCCAGCTGGTATCTCCGGTCCGTTGGAACGACTGCATGAACAAGGCTATTTCCCTGGGTGTTACTCAGGGCGTCGAAGTGGGTTCCGGCAAGGTCCTCATGGGCCTCATGCGCAAGATCAGCCGCGACGTGAAGGTCACTCCGGTAGAAACTATCGAAGCATTTCAGGCTCTCAAGGCCTAATTAACAGAGGGAACAAATTATGGGTAAATTAACTGGTAAGAAGGCTATTGTCACTGGTGCCTCCCGTGGTATCGGTCTGGCTATTGCAACTGAACTGGCTAGCCAGGGTGCCGATGTGGCAATCCTCTCCACTTCCGTCAAGGAAGAACTGGCTGCCAAGCTCTCCGCCGAACTGGGTGTGCAGGTCAAGAGCTATGCTTGCGACGTGGGCAACTCCGAAACTGTTCAGGAAGTTTTCAAGCAGATCATTGCTGACATGGGTACCGTGGACATCCTGGTGAACAACGCCGGCATTACCCGCGACGGTCTCCTGATGCGCATGAAGGACGAAGACTTCGACGCTGTCATCCAGACCAACCTCCGCTCCGTGTTCCTCTGCACTCGCGCCGTAGCTCGCACCATGATGGGCAAGCGTACCGGCCGTATCGTGAACATTACCAGCATTAACGCAATCCGCGGTCAGGCTGGTCAGGCCAACTATGCCGGTGCTAAGGCTGGCGTTATCGGTATGACCAAGTCCAACGCTATGGAATTCGCTTCCCGCGGCATTACCGTGAACGCAGTGGCTCCTGGCTTTATCGGCACCGACATGACCGCCAAGATGGACGACGCAACTAAGGAAAAGTACGCCGCATCTATCCCCCTGCAGCGCATTGGCAACCCGGAAGACGTGGCTAAGGCTGTAGCATTCCTGGCATCCGACGACGCATCCTACATTACCGGACAGGTATTGGGCGTTGACGGGGGCTTGAACGCTTAAGGATTTTTTATTAAATTTTAACACAAACACTTAATCCAAAAATGGAGTATACAATGAACGAAGAAATTTTTAAGAAGGTAACCGACGTTATCGTTGCCAAGCTGGAAGTCAAGGCTGAAGATGTGAAGCCTGAATCCGAATTCAGCAACGACCTCGGCGCTGACTCTCTCGACCGCGTCGAACTGGTTATGGCTCTCGAAGACGAATTCGAAGTCGAAATCCTCGACTCCGATGCAGAAAAGTTCCAGAAGGTTTCCGACGTTGTTGCCTTCATCGAATCCAAGAAGGCTTAATTTTTAAGCTTCCCGATTTTGAGGAATTGAAAACGGTCCCTGGTGCTAACCGGGGCCGTTTTATTTTTTAGATGTCATTCCCGGCTTGACCGGGAATCTGGCTGTTTTTTTAAGACGTCATCCTGAACGAAGTGAAGGATCCAGTGACGCATATTTTTTAACTTTCCTTTATAATCACAAGCGGGATGTTCCTGCTGACTCATAGGAGACAAATTTGGAAAACGAAAACTTATTGCATAAGGTTTTAAAGCTCTGGTTTCGCCAGAAGTCCGAAGGCGGGCTTGAGGCAAAGCTTGGGTACAGATTCAGAGATCCGGAACTTCTGGCTCACGCTCTGGTCCACCGTTCATTCCTTATGGGCAAGGATTTGCCCTACGAGAATAACAACGAACGTCTGGAATTCCTGGGCGACTCCGTGCTCAACATGTTGACCACCGAGTATCTGTACCGAAACTATCCCAACGACCCCGAAGGTGACCTGTCCAAGCGCAAGAGTGCCATTGTATCGGGTCATGCCTGCGCCCAGTCCAGTAAGGAATGGGACCTGGACGAATACATCCGCATCGGCAAGGCCGAGATGAAAATGTCCGGTCGCGGTAAGGAAACCATCCTGGCGGATGCCTACGAAGCAGTTCTCGGGGCTGTGTATCTGGATGGCGGTCTGGAAGAAGTTCGTGCCATCCTGAATAAGTTCCACTTCCCCCGCATCAAGGACATTATTGTGGCAAACGATTTCGTGAACCACAAGAGCGCCCTTCTGGAATACTTGCAGGGCAAGCGCCGTACTTCTCCGGAGTATGTCCTCATTGGTGAGACCGGTCCGGAACACCAGAAGGAATTCACCACGGAAGTCCATATCAACGATAAGACTTATGGCCGCGGTGCAGGTCCCAACAAGAAGACCGCAGAACAGGAAGCTGCCCGCGTAAGCCTGGAAATGCTCCTGGCCGAAGACGCCGCTGCCGCTGCCGAAGAAGCAAACAAACCCGCTCCCGCAAAGGTTAAACCCGCAGCTCGCCACGCTGGACTTCCTTAATTGTTTAGCCTGACTATGTCATCCTGAGCGAAGAACCGAAGGTTCGTAGTCGAAGGATCTTTTGGCGAAAACGTTTTTATTTGAGACTGATTATGAAGATGTATAAGAATGTGATTGGCCTGGTTGCCGTAGCAACTCTTGCTTTTGGTCTGGCTGCTTGCAACGATTCCAAGGAATCTAAGAAAAAGGGTGCCTCCGTTTCCGAAGCGGATTGCCCGGCTCTTGCTGATGATCCCGAAGCTACCGGCGAATTTGACCCCATTGCCTCCAAGGATGCTCGCCCCTGCGGTTCCATTACCTTGTGGGGCTCCGCCATGCCTAAGTCCTTTAACATGTGGGAAGACTACAACAGTTTCTCCGCAGAACTCATGGGCATGATGTACGAACCTCTGGTTTCCCTCCACACCACGGAAGACCGTGAAGTGGGCGTCCTGGCTGACAGCTGGACCGTGGGGGAGGATGGCAGGACCTTTACCTTCCATGTGGATGCTCGCGCCAAGTGGAGTGATGGCAAGCCCGTCACCGCCGAAGACGTCCAGTTCTACTACGATGTCATCATGGACGAAAAGAACCTCACGCCCATTTTCAAGGTGGGGCTCTCCCGCTTTGACCGTCCGGAAGTGGTCGATGCCCAGACCATCAAGATGGTGGCGAAGGAAACTCACTGGGGTAACTTCTGGGAAGCTGCCGGCATGCTGGCTTTCCCCAAGCACGTTTGGCAGGGCAAGGACTTTAACCAGATCCGTTACGAATTCCCTGTGGTCAGCGGACCCTACAAGATCAAGACATTCCGTGAAGATCGTTACGTGGAATTGGCCCGCCGTGCAGACTGGTGGGGATTCAAGAAGAACTGGAACCGCGGTAAGTACAACTTCCAGAAGATTCGTTACCGCTTCATGAACGACCAGACCAAGGCTCTGGAAGCTTTCAAGAAGCAGGACTTTAACGCCTACGCCATTTATACCAGCAGCATCTGGATGAAGCAGACTGATTTTGATGCCGTCCAGAAGGGTTGGGCCGTCAAGCAGCGCATTTATAACAAGGAACCCATCGGGTTCCAGGGTATGGCGATTAACCTGCGCAAGCCGGAATATCAGGATGTTCGCGTCCGTAAGGCTTTGAACTACTTGCTGAATCGCGAAGCCATGAACGAAAAGTACATGTATGGTCAGTACTTCCTGCAGAACAGCTACTATCCGGATCTGTGGCCGAATAATACCAACCCGACGGCAACCATGTACAGTTACAATCCGGACCAGGCACGCGCCCTCTTTGCTGAAGCTGGCTATAAAGTCAATGCCGAAGGCGTTCTGGAAAAGGATGGCAAACCTTTCAAGATTAACTTCATCACCAGCAGTGAAGACCTCCGTCACCTGACTCTCTTCCAGGAAGACTTGAAGAAGGTGGGCGTGGTGGCTACCATCGAAAAGATGAGCCAGAGCACTCTCCGCAAGCGTTTGGACGATGCTGACTTTGACCTCTACTGGGTGAACTGGGGCGCTGGCCGTCTCCGCGATCCGGAAGCCAGCTGGTCCTCTGAAACTGCCCTCCAGAAGGGAACCAACAACTTGAGTGGTCTCCAGGATGCTGTGGTGGATAGCCTCATTAACTTGCAGAAGACCGAATTCGATCTGGCCAAACGCAACGAAATCCTGAAGGCTCTGGATAACCGCCTTTCTGAAATCGTTCCCTACGTTCTCATGTGGCAGTGCGATCATCATCGCATCCTGTACTGGAACCGCTACGGCATGCCCGAAAAGGTGCTGGACAATTTCAACCGCGAAGATGCCATCCCTGTTTACTGGTGGTTGGATCCCGCCAAGTCCGCAGCCCTCGACAAGGCCATGAAGGAAGGCTCAAACCTGCCCATTCCCGCCTATGATATTAAATAATCCTTTGAGGAGGTGCTTTAGCACCCCTCAAATAGAAAAAGGACGAGCTAAACAAGTCAAAGACTTGTGAAGGCTCGTCCTTTTTTTTCGGGGGTCTTGGGGTGCCCCCCCCCTACGTCATTATAAAAATAATTCGCAGCCCATGTAAAGGCCGGTGGCTTCGCCGTCCATACGATGGATGTTGCCGTCGTTGTTGGCGCCTTCGTAATCTTCGTTACGGAAGATCAGGTGTGCCTTCACGGTAATCATGGGGTTAATGGCGTACTGGGCGCCCAGCCACAGGTTAAACTGGGTGGTGCCGTTATCGTCATAGCCGTAGTCATGGGAGTCACGATCGTTCTCGTATTCACTTTCGGTCAGACGATACTTCATCTTGAGGCCCAGATAAGGAGCAAGACCCTTTACAGTAGGAATTTCATAGCGGGCTTCTGCACCCATATGGATGTCCAGACCGCGTTCATGGTTGTCGTGTTCAAATCCCCAGTAGAGACCTCCTTCCACGCCAAATTGAAAACCCTGCACACCGGTGGGCAGAGAGAACTGTGCACCGCCATAGAGGGAAAGTTCGTCGTTGGTGGGTCGGGTGGTGCCCACGCCGTCGTAGTCGTCGTTGCCGGTGGGGAGGTTGATGTCCAGGAATGCGGTTACCATGGGGGCCACTTCAAAACGAACCCCGAGGGTCATGTCCGTCAGGCCGTTGCCTCCGTTGGCACAGCCGCTGCAATCGGTTTCGCCCCAGAACTGGTAACCGAAATTCTGCAGGGAGATTTCCAGACCCTTGATAACGCTGAAACGTGCGCCAATCTTAAGTCCCATCTGGCTCCAGTCATCGTCGGCGTCATAATAAATGCCGCCCTTGAAGGAAGCCTTGCCTGCGTCCTGTACGGGATAGTAATCCCAGGTTGCAAAAGATGCGGTGGCAGCCATTGCTGCTGCAATTGCGATTTTCTTGAGCATATGAATCTCCATAAATTCCAATGCCAACAAATTAGAAAAAGCACCCGGCTATTGCCGAGTGCTTCTTGTAAAACTTACGTTTCTTAAGTTCTGTAATTGTTAGAACTTGAAGGAAGCGTTGAAGTCGATGGACATCGGAGTGTCCTTACCGTAGTAGTCTTCACCTACGCCGAAACCGAAGGAAAGGTCAAGACCGATCTGTTCGGTAGCTGCGTAGCCAGCACCAACGTAGATCCAGAGGCCCAGATCGCCGGAATCATCGAATTCAATATTGCCGGCTTCAGTATCGGTAACCTTGATGTTTGCATCAAGGCCAACGTACGGGGTCAGCTGCGGCATAACTGCGAAATCCAATTCTGCGCCAACATTTACTTCGTAAGCCGGAGTATACTTGTCGTCGCCTTCGGTTTCAAACTTGAAGCCAGCTTCAGAACCGAGGGAGATCATCTGGTTGAGACCGGTAGAGAACTGCACACCAGCGTGGATGCCGAGGCCGTCGCCGTCAATTTCTTCTTCGCCAACAGGGAGAATGAAGTCGGCGAATGCGTTCATGGTGGGCATGAACTGGTAGCGAACCATAAGCGGAAGGTTACGGAGGCCATCAGCGCCATCGTTGCCATCATAGTCGGACATAACGCGGTACGGAATCTTCAAGCCCAGTTCCAAGCCCTGAACGACAGTGTAGCGAGCGCCTGCATAGATGTCGAGGCCACTCCAGTCGCCCTGCATCATGTAGTTCACGCCAACCTTGGCCTGGCCCTTGTTTGCTTCGAGAACGGGGAACTTGTCCCAAGTTGCGAAAGATGCGGTTGCTGCGAGAGCGCCTGCAAGTGCGATTTTCTTAATCATTTTTTATGTCTCCTTAGATGTTGGGATTAAAATTCTGAGGGATTTGGTAAAATTAGAACCAGTAGGTTGCGCCCAGAGCGAACTGGAGGTTCTTTGCGTTAACTTCGACGTCCTTGCCAAGAGGGTTCTCGATGTCGGCAACCATGTTGGTAAGACCCAGGTTCACGCGGAAGTCGATGTCTACGAAGGGAACGATGCCGGTACCAACGCCGAATGCCAGGCCGAATTCAAAAGTATTGAAGTAGTCGTCGTTGAATTCAACTTCGTTGCCATCATCGTCTTCTCCAGAAACGCTCAGGTTGAGTGCGAAGGTGGGACCTGCTTCCACATAGAGGATGGGGAGGAGAGAGAGACGGACCAGAACGGGAACTTCCAATGCCCATTCGGTGAGAGTTGCGTCGTTATCGTCGGTCATGTTACGCATATCGATCAATACTTCCGGTGCTACGGTGATGGGCAACAGGGGAAGGGAAATCTTCATGCCAAGGCCTGCACTGAAACCAATGCCTGTTTCAGCGTTTTCAGCATCGTCACCCCAAAGGGTGCTCATATTTGCAGCGGCGTGTACGCCAAAGTTAATCTGTGCGAAAGAGAAGCTTGCAACCATGAGGGCTGCGATAAGGATCTTCTTGAACATAATTTTCCTTGATGGATGGTTGATATTTAAAGTTCTGTTT harbors:
- the fabG gene encoding 3-oxoacyl-[acyl-carrier-protein] reductase translates to MGKLTGKKAIVTGASRGIGLAIATELASQGADVAILSTSVKEELAAKLSAELGVQVKSYACDVGNSETVQEVFKQIIADMGTVDILVNNAGITRDGLLMRMKDEDFDAVIQTNLRSVFLCTRAVARTMMGKRTGRIVNITSINAIRGQAGQANYAGAKAGVIGMTKSNAMEFASRGITVNAVAPGFIGTDMTAKMDDATKEKYAASIPLQRIGNPEDVAKAVAFLASDDASYITGQVLGVDGGLNA
- a CDS encoding porin family protein, producing the protein MFKKILIAALMVASFSFAQINFGVHAAANMSTLWGDDAENAETGIGFSAGLGMKISLPLLPITVAPEVLIDMRNMTDDNDATLTEWALEVPVLVRLSLLPILYVEAGPTFALNLSVSGEDDDGNEVEFNDDYFNTFEFGLAFGVGTGIVPFVDIDFRVNLGLTNMVADIENPLGKDVEVNAKNLQFALGATYWF
- the acpP gene encoding acyl carrier protein, whose protein sequence is MNEEIFKKVTDVIVAKLEVKAEDVKPESEFSNDLGADSLDRVELVMALEDEFEVEILDSDAEKFQKVSDVVAFIESKKA
- the fabD gene encoding ACP S-malonyltransferase; translated protein: MSKTILLFPGQGAQYVGMGQTLASTFEPAKKIMQEADEILGFSLSKLMAEGPEDVLKSTDNTQPALFTVSAMVMEILKAEGFEFDYVAGHSLGEYSAIYAAGGFSFADGLRLVRTRGELMASAGSKNPGAMAAIMGQEENKILELCEAVKDAGVVVPANINCPGQIVVSGAQEGVAKLVENCAAAGIKAIPLAVSGAFHSPLMQFAQPGLAEAIAKTTFNDVAKPVIANVIAEPVTSGKEIADLLVRQLVSPVRWNDCMNKAISLGVTQGVEVGSGKVLMGLMRKISRDVKVTPVETIEAFQALKA
- the rnc gene encoding ribonuclease III — protein: MENENLLHKVLKLWFRQKSEGGLEAKLGYRFRDPELLAHALVHRSFLMGKDLPYENNNERLEFLGDSVLNMLTTEYLYRNYPNDPEGDLSKRKSAIVSGHACAQSSKEWDLDEYIRIGKAEMKMSGRGKETILADAYEAVLGAVYLDGGLEEVRAILNKFHFPRIKDIIVANDFVNHKSALLEYLQGKRRTSPEYVLIGETGPEHQKEFTTEVHINDKTYGRGAGPNKKTAEQEAARVSLEMLLAEDAAAAAEEANKPAPAKVKPAARHAGLP
- a CDS encoding extracellular solute-binding protein, yielding MKMYKNVIGLVAVATLAFGLAACNDSKESKKKGASVSEADCPALADDPEATGEFDPIASKDARPCGSITLWGSAMPKSFNMWEDYNSFSAELMGMMYEPLVSLHTTEDREVGVLADSWTVGEDGRTFTFHVDARAKWSDGKPVTAEDVQFYYDVIMDEKNLTPIFKVGLSRFDRPEVVDAQTIKMVAKETHWGNFWEAAGMLAFPKHVWQGKDFNQIRYEFPVVSGPYKIKTFREDRYVELARRADWWGFKKNWNRGKYNFQKIRYRFMNDQTKALEAFKKQDFNAYAIYTSSIWMKQTDFDAVQKGWAVKQRIYNKEPIGFQGMAINLRKPEYQDVRVRKALNYLLNREAMNEKYMYGQYFLQNSYYPDLWPNNTNPTATMYSYNPDQARALFAEAGYKVNAEGVLEKDGKPFKINFITSSEDLRHLTLFQEDLKKVGVVATIEKMSQSTLRKRLDDADFDLYWVNWGAGRLRDPEASWSSETALQKGTNNLSGLQDAVVDSLINLQKTEFDLAKRNEILKALDNRLSEIVPYVLMWQCDHHRILYWNRYGMPEKVLDNFNREDAIPVYWWLDPAKSAALDKAMKEGSNLPIPAYDIK